In Aquipuribacter hungaricus, a single window of DNA contains:
- a CDS encoding DNA polymerase III subunit gamma and tau: MADGSAPVLALYRRYRPDTFADVVGQDHAIGPITAALAKGRINHAYLFSGPRGCGKTTSARVLARSLNCVQGPTPTPCLVCPSCVDLANGSTGSLDVIEIDAASHRGIDDARDLRDRVAFSPVRDRYKVVIIDEAHQITADAFSALLKVVEEPPEHVVFVFATTEPEKVLGTIRSRTHHFPFRLVPPARLMQHLQDICRREGVTVEPAALSLVVRAGGGSVRDSMSVLDQLIAGADGDVDAELATALLGYVPESLLDDLVDALAAVDGAAAFASVHHAVEAGHDPRRYTNDLLERLRTLVIVSRVGEGAATVLPEVPEDAFERLRHQASRFGHAELSRAADVVAAALGEMAGATSPRLLLELLVARLLVVGADSDGAVATRVERLERQLLALGEGGALPAGRPASQPA, encoded by the coding sequence ATGGCAGACGGCAGCGCTCCGGTCCTCGCGCTGTACCGCCGCTACCGGCCGGACACGTTCGCCGACGTGGTGGGCCAGGACCACGCGATCGGCCCGATCACGGCCGCTCTGGCCAAGGGCCGGATCAACCACGCGTACCTGTTCTCCGGCCCGCGCGGCTGCGGCAAGACCACCAGCGCCCGGGTGCTCGCGCGCTCGCTCAACTGCGTCCAGGGACCCACCCCGACGCCGTGCCTGGTGTGCCCGTCCTGCGTGGACCTGGCCAACGGCAGCACGGGCAGCCTCGACGTCATCGAGATCGACGCGGCCAGCCACCGCGGCATCGACGACGCCCGAGACCTGCGCGACCGGGTGGCCTTCTCCCCGGTCCGCGACCGCTACAAGGTCGTCATCATCGACGAGGCGCACCAGATCACCGCCGACGCCTTCAGCGCGCTGCTCAAGGTCGTCGAGGAGCCGCCCGAGCACGTGGTCTTCGTCTTCGCCACCACCGAGCCGGAGAAGGTGCTGGGCACCATCCGGTCCCGCACGCACCACTTCCCGTTCCGGCTGGTCCCCCCGGCGCGGCTCATGCAGCACCTGCAGGACATCTGCCGCCGCGAGGGCGTGACGGTCGAGCCGGCCGCGCTGTCCCTGGTCGTCCGTGCGGGCGGGGGCTCGGTCCGTGACTCCATGTCCGTCCTGGACCAGCTCATCGCCGGCGCCGACGGCGACGTCGACGCCGAGCTCGCGACGGCGCTGCTGGGCTACGTGCCGGAGTCGCTGCTGGACGACCTGGTCGACGCGCTGGCCGCGGTGGACGGCGCGGCCGCCTTCGCCTCCGTGCACCACGCCGTCGAGGCCGGGCACGACCCGCGCCGCTACACCAACGACCTGCTGGAGCGGTTGCGGACGCTCGTCATCGTGTCCCGCGTGGGCGAGGGCGCCGCCACGGTGCTGCCCGAGGTCCCCGAGGACGCCTTCGAACGGCTGCGGCACCAGGCCTCCCGCTTCGGGCACGCCGAGCTGTCCCGCGCGGCCGACGTCGTGGCCGCGGCGCTCGGCGAGATGGCCGGCGCCACCAGCCCCCGCCTGCTGCTCGAGCTGCTCGTCGCCCGGCTGCTCGTCGTCGGGGCCGACAGCGACGGTGCGGTCGCCACGCGCGTGGAGCGCCTGGAGCGGCAGCTGCTGGCGCTCGGCGAGGGCGGCGCGCTGCCCGCCGGCAGGCCCGCGTCGCAGCCCGCG